The following are from one region of the Advenella mimigardefordensis DPN7 genome:
- the priB gene encoding primosomal replication protein N has product MNQLSLQARILEMGALRHTPAGLPVLDLILTHESEVIEAGLPRLVQLTIAAKAIGQWGQKLASLPLGAEMRVRGFLAPTRKNSSRLVLHIQQAQFPGGTNTTDLSPSPGILA; this is encoded by the coding sequence ATGAACCAGCTCAGCCTGCAGGCCCGCATACTTGAAATGGGCGCTCTCAGGCACACGCCGGCAGGATTGCCGGTGCTGGATCTGATCCTGACGCATGAGTCCGAAGTGATTGAAGCCGGTCTGCCGCGACTCGTCCAGCTGACGATTGCTGCCAAGGCCATTGGCCAATGGGGACAGAAACTGGCCTCACTGCCACTGGGAGCCGAAATGCGCGTACGCGGGTTTCTGGCACCAACAAGGAAAAATTCAAGCAGGCTGGTGTTGCATATCCAGCAGGCCCAATTTCCCGGCGGAACAAACACAACGGACCTATCGCCATCACCAGGCATCCTGGCATAA
- the rpsR gene encoding 30S ribosomal protein S18 has protein sequence MAFMKKGKDKRSKFPQQNPLFKRRKFCRFTAAGVEEIDYKDIDTLRDFITETGKIIPARLTGTKAHYQRQLDTAIKRARFLALLPYTDNHN, from the coding sequence ATGGCTTTCATGAAAAAAGGCAAGGATAAACGCAGTAAGTTTCCTCAGCAAAATCCATTGTTCAAACGCCGCAAATTCTGCCGCTTCACGGCAGCCGGCGTAGAAGAAATCGATTACAAAGATATCGATACCCTGCGTGATTTCATCACAGAAACAGGCAAAATCATTCCTGCACGTCTGACCGGCACCAAAGCGCACTACCAGCGCCAACTGGACACCGCCATCAAGCGCGCACGCTTTCTGGCTCTGTTGCCGTACACAGATAACCACAACTAA
- the rplI gene encoding 50S ribosomal protein L9, which produces MQVILLEKIVNVGNLGEVVRVKDGFARNFLIPQKKARRATQAAIAEFEARRAELEKIQAEKLAAAQAQAEKLNGYTLQVSQKAGVDGRLFGSVTNMDIAAGLLAAGFEGVEKSQVRLTDGALKAVGEYPVQVYLHADVVSDITVNVVGEMA; this is translated from the coding sequence ATGCAAGTTATTCTTCTCGAGAAAATTGTCAATGTCGGCAACCTGGGTGAAGTGGTTCGTGTGAAAGACGGCTTTGCCCGCAACTTTCTGATTCCACAGAAAAAAGCCCGTCGTGCTACACAGGCTGCGATTGCTGAATTCGAAGCCCGTCGCGCCGAACTGGAGAAAATCCAGGCTGAAAAACTGGCGGCTGCTCAGGCTCAGGCTGAAAAGCTCAATGGTTACACATTGCAAGTCAGCCAAAAGGCTGGTGTTGACGGCCGTCTGTTCGGTTCTGTCACCAATATGGACATCGCAGCTGGCCTGTTGGCTGCCGGTTTTGAAGGCGTCGAAAAAAGCCAGGTTCGCCTGACAGACGGCGCACTCAAAGCGGTTGGCGAGTACCCTGTACAGGTTTATCTGCACGCTGACGTGGTGTCTGACATCACAGTCAATGTGGTAGGCGAAATGGCGTAA
- the dnaB gene encoding replicative DNA helicase yields MNAPDPQLDSLRLPPHSVEAEQSVLGGLLIDNAQLENISGLLNEDDFYRHDHRLLFQHICKLINLDRPADVITVHESLVLESKSDEVGGLAYLDALTRNTPSAANIIRYAEIVRERAILRKLVTFADEIASEALNPKGKEARQLLDEAESRILQVSEGSSAGSEFKEVGDLLVDVLKRIEELGEGDHGDVSGIPTGFVDLDRKTTGLHPGQLVIVAGRPAMGKTSFSMNIAEHVAIDEGLPVAVFSMEMEATQLAGRMIGSIGKLDQQRMRTGRLLDEDWPKLTHAMQLLQEAQIYIDESPALSPLVLRSRARRLKRKCGKLGLIVVDYLQLMSGNALSKNDNRTAEISEISRSLKTLAKEMECPVIALSQLNRGLEQRTNKRPIMSDLRESGAIEQDADLILFIYRDEVYHPDSQDKGSAEVIIGKQRAGPIGTVRLTFAGEYTKFMNYAGPGDSFIAE; encoded by the coding sequence ATGAATGCTCCTGATCCTCAACTGGATTCCCTGCGTCTGCCACCTCATTCGGTTGAGGCGGAACAATCCGTGCTTGGCGGATTGCTCATCGACAATGCACAACTGGAGAATATCAGCGGTCTGCTCAACGAGGACGATTTCTATCGTCATGATCACCGTTTATTGTTCCAGCATATTTGCAAACTGATCAATCTGGATCGTCCGGCTGACGTCATTACGGTGCACGAATCGCTGGTGCTCGAGAGCAAGTCGGACGAGGTTGGCGGTCTGGCTTATCTGGATGCGCTCACCCGCAACACGCCGTCAGCGGCGAATATTATTCGCTATGCGGAAATTGTTCGCGAGCGGGCGATCCTGCGCAAACTGGTCACCTTTGCCGACGAAATTGCATCCGAGGCGCTCAATCCCAAGGGAAAAGAAGCACGTCAGCTGCTGGACGAAGCAGAATCGCGGATCTTGCAGGTTTCCGAAGGATCGTCTGCAGGCAGTGAGTTCAAGGAAGTAGGTGATCTGCTGGTCGATGTACTTAAGCGGATCGAGGAGCTGGGCGAGGGCGATCACGGTGATGTTTCCGGGATTCCTACCGGCTTTGTGGATCTGGATCGCAAAACCACGGGTTTACATCCGGGCCAGCTGGTAATCGTAGCGGGTCGGCCGGCCATGGGTAAAACCTCGTTTTCCATGAATATTGCCGAGCACGTCGCCATCGACGAAGGTTTGCCCGTAGCGGTTTTTTCGATGGAGATGGAGGCCACCCAGCTGGCAGGCCGGATGATTGGTTCCATCGGCAAGCTGGATCAGCAGCGTATGCGCACCGGCAGGCTGCTGGATGAGGATTGGCCCAAGCTGACACACGCCATGCAATTGCTGCAGGAAGCCCAGATCTATATTGACGAGAGTCCGGCACTCAGCCCGCTGGTGCTGCGCTCACGTGCTCGCCGGTTAAAGCGCAAGTGCGGCAAACTGGGCCTGATTGTGGTCGACTATTTGCAGCTGATGTCGGGCAATGCCCTGTCCAAAAACGATAACCGAACGGCCGAAATCTCTGAAATCAGCCGTTCGCTTAAAACCCTGGCCAAGGAAATGGAATGCCCCGTGATTGCGCTGTCGCAGTTGAATCGGGGCCTGGAGCAGCGTACCAACAAGCGGCCGATCATGAGTGACCTGCGCGAATCGGGCGCGATCGAGCAGGATGCCGACCTGATTCTGTTCATTTACCGTGATGAGGTGTATCACCCCGATAGCCAGGACAAAGGCTCAGCCGAAGTGATTATCGGCAAGCAGCGTGCAGGCCCGATTGGTACGGTCCGGCTGACCTTTGCGGGTGAATATACCAAGTTCATGAACTACGCCGGCCCGGGCGACAGCTTTATCGCAGAATAG
- a CDS encoding bile acid:sodium symporter family protein, with amino-acid sequence MSQSLLRFLKIDRFTLLLIIAVIIASVLPAHGQGMPVAELVTNLAIALLFFLHGSRLSRQAIIAGATHWRLHLVIFSCTFILFPLLGVLLRPVLEPMLTPDLYKGVLYLCVLPATVQSAIAFTSIARGNIPAAVCSASSSSILGIFITPMLVNLLIADSNASADPNQALEAIGKITLQLLVPFALGHLSRPWTSGFIGRHASLMKFVDQGSILLVVYVAFSEAVNEGLWHKTPIEALVAVVFVSVLLLGLVLLLTSLTGRLLGFSLEDRITLVFCGSKKSLASGLPMAQVLFAGQAVGAIILPLMIFHQIQLMVCAVIAARLGKRPQEIPVDQDEEETLLKKPT; translated from the coding sequence ATGTCCCAGTCCCTGCTTCGTTTCCTGAAAATCGACCGCTTTACCCTGTTGTTGATCATCGCCGTTATTATTGCGTCTGTGTTACCCGCTCATGGCCAGGGTATGCCTGTCGCCGAGCTGGTCACCAATCTGGCCATTGCACTGCTGTTTTTCCTGCATGGCTCACGTCTGTCGCGCCAGGCGATTATCGCCGGCGCAACGCACTGGCGGCTGCATCTGGTCATTTTCTCCTGCACCTTCATTTTGTTCCCATTGCTGGGCGTTCTTCTGCGCCCGGTCCTGGAACCCATGCTCACGCCTGATCTGTACAAAGGCGTACTCTATCTGTGCGTACTACCCGCCACCGTGCAGTCAGCCATCGCCTTTACCTCCATCGCCCGCGGTAACATCCCCGCAGCCGTATGCAGCGCGTCCTCGTCCAGCATTCTGGGCATCTTCATCACCCCCATGCTGGTCAATTTACTGATTGCCGACAGCAACGCATCTGCAGATCCGAACCAGGCACTGGAAGCCATTGGCAAGATCACCCTGCAACTGCTGGTGCCCTTTGCGCTGGGACACCTCAGCCGCCCATGGACCTCAGGCTTTATCGGCCGGCACGCTTCGCTCATGAAGTTTGTGGATCAGGGCTCTATCCTGCTGGTGGTCTATGTGGCCTTTTCCGAGGCTGTTAATGAAGGCCTCTGGCATAAAACCCCCATTGAGGCCCTCGTGGCTGTGGTGTTCGTGAGTGTCCTGCTGCTGGGCCTTGTGCTGCTTCTGACGTCACTGACCGGGCGCCTGCTGGGCTTCTCGCTTGAAGACCGCATCACACTTGTGTTCTGCGGATCGAAGAAAAGCCTGGCAAGTGGCCTGCCGATGGCGCAGGTACTGTTTGCAGGCCAGGCGGTGGGGGCGATTATCCTGCCCCTGATGATTTTCCATCAAATCCAGCTGATGGTATGCGCCGTGATTGCCGCCCGGCTGGGCAAGCGCCCGCAAGAGATTCCTGTTGACCAGGATGAAGAAGAGACATTGCTCAAAAAACCGACCTAA